The segment ctgaccaggtcctcagcaagtccaggaagtccaggaagtccaggaagtccagtaggtccaggtagctcggcaactgcagggtccccggaggtcctccaggcccggaagaccgacgacgactgagtacatgaagctctgtgagctccttatctagacttcgaggaacgatgtctcccgatcaaaacaaggtcgacggttaattacaattgcgaaatccaacgaattcttcggcaaaaatggattttctgctaaaatatacgttccattggctattgctatgacaaataatgttaacaacatttaccctaaccgcccagtagaaattattattaactttgatcgatagaacttgagatatcaagcaattagtaacatttgatcttgaatttgcaaatgattttctacgccgaatgaattctcttttattctcaatgtttaattgttcgatacattaatgttaatgcttatacatatcatctagtattatttataatgaataaatacattttagtggaacttggtgtaaatgaatagttgcaggaatatttggagaaatatgagtgacatacttgtttctcccccttagttactaagatcgacgaagtatacgatagaaccacggtactctatgaaacactttttggcaggcacaggcactgactctacaatcgcattgcacacgattacagaagcacttcctgtttttaaacgtccttcagtttctgaaaaagtcttctaggtaacgggtatatctaaatggaatcctgttaaaaggcctcccacatggtccagtaatcgatgaaatttatgcgcgaattgagaaatcacgagacaatatgaactatgacgtgcacacacttcactgaaccgatgaatttctcagcgctagacaaaattttatttcccaatgcgggtttcaaaagtaactcgacttgcagttgcatccatgcacaccacgacactcgtgcatcatgcaaccttctgcgagtcttttaagaattagattttactgtaaattttagtgttggccataaactaatactcgtagccagtaatatccaattattattacttcaaaagtgcattagaatcttgcgggaatgtcagtaacagcgtgaatttttaatacttttcggcgtacgatacgtgaaaaggttctactacacgcaaagtactaataaacaatgtcatcttgcaacttatagcttgcatgggctttgaagaaataccatttttgtgcttcatagtgtcttgatccctgaaatggattttcggagaaaaatccgcgtgagtcgttgacaaaccgagccaaagcatagcgtagcaaaagcctacctgtgccaaactctctctctaaacgagtcacacgtatacaagtacgcaaacacctttcagcctttcaacacatgtcagagtagttgctgagttgaacgctgttcataagcagatgccactacattcagacctcaaattatgggtcggtaatacagtttgggtggcgacacgaacatctataaggtgataggtctatgctgtacctcgtctgtgttgaaaccaattatggcgaggtaagagatactttttaccgtgggtcggtgataaggataaagaatgcgatcgtatttggatcgatttcgtttatttagtaattgaaaagtaatttagtatgcaattcttcatttgcagtgttttcatttttcttagcaggggcagttatttttcatgtctattaactttaccgacctgtatgaatcggtggaatatggttctcagagttaccgtttttaaacatacagtacgcaacacaagtcacagttctttcacgaagttgttacttcagaggtggcaccaggggggccaagcttccctcttacgaaagttgaagcagagtttgtagcgcctcctaccaatgaggtgcgtactaaactgtgaatgtgtgaattggtgtgaatcgggacgtatgtgtatgtgtatacgtgtaatgtaccgtttactttaaaacctgtccacggatcgtcgcgccagcgacacgtatgcagcagatagaaggataaacattgaaattgaatatttcttcttttcttaggaaaagaaaatatattcaattgctttgtatatccttctatctgctgcatacgcgtcactgacgcgacaatccatggtcagacggccttagaaagggtaaaccagggaaagtgaggacacttcctcgtgtctgcgccaaacatttctaaatgacgacggtcgtcatggtaacatttcaccaacgtcgaaaggttgtgtgtcgtgctcactgatacacgtaggtatgtgtgtgtgatgtacctagcgcctcctaccaatacggtgctaactaaacgggaaaacttcagccaaacaaagacggcttggtccccctgttggaaacggaacgctatgaatgcgtgcagcgactgcgctgcgatctatgcgcataatgcgtgaatcggaacacagccctattctgcataattaccaaaaTAAGGTGTTGAAGAATTAAGTTACTATTTGAGCATATTTGAGTATGAATAGGTATGAATACAGGTATTCCTTTTAATATGAGCACCTTGATGCAACACGGAAGATTATAATCATTTCCAAtaatgtttaattaataaatttatatttaaaaaccaatCATAATATAATAGCAGTACATGCAATGGAATAGTTACGTTCGGCAGAGCATGTTTGACAATTCGAAAAAAATCACTCGAAGCATATTAAAATATCGTTAAGAAAAGAATGCATGGCTGCATACTTTTTTtcagtaatttaattacagttACGCGAATGAACTGATCAACGTGTGAACAGTTACACATTACGTTAATGTTTTTTTGTCCccgcaataattttttaaggttatatctaaatgcaattattttatAACAGCGTTTTATGAAGTCCAGCTCAACGTGTAATCTACAACTCTGCTACTTTATCGTCAAATGAATTATGATTCATGAGCTATTCATCTTTTAAAGTGGTTAAACAATGTCAAATGGTAAAAATCAGTTTCTTTCATTTGTCAATCAGGTAAGACTTATTagaaattaacccttcgtggttacaccttcttataatcacaagttggtcacacggggttcactgtatcCCAGCGTCATTTTGTGAGTTAtcatttttcgtatttttgaatctgttaacttttcagtgataatggtttgtaatacatataaaatcatggtctaatagtctttttctattaatgtaaattttgatatgataaaatttgtagttaaaaatGAGCGATTCTTCACGGTTCTCGGAAAatagcgattttttaattttttccttgcgataaatcccctttggaagtcgtaaagacacaaTATTGTACCtcaaaaattattcttggggtacaatacatcccgtgtgaccacgaagggttaacattcataaaagaaaataagaagTCAACGTATGAGTAATATAAATGTTAAATGAacttctcaaaataaaaaataattaagttcGATATAACTATATTAAATGCGAATATACATAatgaatttgatattttttcaggATGACTCTGTACTACGAAGAGTACAAAACATGCCTTCAGGGACTAATGATGTTGTAGCCTtcgattatttacaaaagtacgTAAATAGTCTGGAAAGTAAAGATTCAGGAATGAATGTGTCTTCTATCGCTGCAAATAATTCAAACATCGCATTGTATTTGAATTGCAAAAATAACGATTACAAAAGTACCAATTTTAATAATGCAGATTACAAGTTTATAAAACTTGAGAATGCCCTTTTGCAGAATGCGATCAGTTCTCATACTGAATTAAAAGCGAAATACATAAGGCAAGACCATTTGAAAATGGAAAACATGGCTATAAAGTCTATTTTCTCGTTTGACGAACGAAATGATTATATCGATGATACAAAATTAATGTCAACGGCATGTAGCAATGTAATTGGTTCGCAAGATATCAGGAATAACAATAGACCTATTACtgtaaaaaagccttttataatcgagaaatgtatttttacacaaattaAGGAGAAATCTCATGATACAGAAAACGACAATAAAAGTTCGAACGATGAGAACAATGATCCCGAGACTAAGTTTATAGCGTTGGCTAATCAAAACAAAAGTAAAATCAATGGGTCGGATATATTAGACAAGCAAATAAAAGCATGCAGCCAGTGTTCGATGACGTTCAGATACAAAAGGCATTTGGATCGACACCTGGAAGGTCATCAGAAAAATAATTGTTCTCATTGCAATGCTAAATTTGCCAGGCGCAAGCACCTTGAAATACATTTGTTCCGTTCGCACGGCGAAAGAGTAACGAAGTATCCGCATTCCTGCGACGTATGCTCTCGCAGCTTCCCTAAACGTACCTTGTTACACCGTCATCGAGCTAAACACAACTACGAGAACGGCAAGGTCTGCTCGGATTGCGGAGAAATGCTGAAGGCGGAAGAAGACGACAAGGAGCATAAAAAGAATCATTGTACGAGAAAGCAGTTCGAATGTAAAAGATGCTCGCAAACATTCAGCATCGAGCAAACGTATCTGACTCATATCCAGAATCATGATAATCACAAATGTTCGAAGTGCGACGTTGCGTTTGCATCTAAAAAGAAGACGCACGAGCATTATAAAATGGTGCATTCTACGAAATTGAACGATAATAAACTATCGAACGATGGTGAGTTCTTATGGCAAAGGAATGAGAAATATATTCTGAATTCATAAAGAATCTTTGTTTTATAGGTGTTTATTTCTGCGCCGACTGTAAGCATACTTTTTTCAAACAGGACGATTACTCGCGTCATTTAGAATCCACTTCGCACCTCAGCAAAATAAACAGAGAGATACCTTTAAAAGATATCTTCGCCTGTCCAATTTGCTCTAAGAAATTAATATCACGCAGAGCGCTCGATCAACACGTCAGACGTATACATAAGGGAGAGAAGAGGTTTGCGTGCAACATTTACGGTTGCACATTTCAATGCGCAAGAAAGTCAGACTTAGATAGGCACAAGCAGTTGCACGTAGAGCAAAGGAACATTGTGTGCGAACAGTGCGGAAAAACTTTTACTAGCGTTAGTATTCTTAACGATCATGTTCTTTACGTACATAATAAGGAAAGGCAATTTGTCTGCGAAGAATGTGGTAAAACGTTTAAACGGAACAGTTTATTGAAAAGGCACAAACTGTCTCATCAGCAATATCGACCGTTTAGTTGTATGCAATGCAACACTGCGTTTAAAAGGTCGCATCATCTTACTCGTCACATGGAAACGTGTCACAGAATTACGcttgaaaagaagaagaaggtaaATTCAATTGTACATACTTCGTTTCTAACAAATATATGTGATTTAAGAGGAATGTGCATTTACAATATAATGCTTAACAGGTTGTGAAGCTCATGAAAACGGAAGATGGTCACCTCGTTCCGATACCAGAGAAACCAAGAAACCTTAAGCCCAAAAAGCTAAAAATTAAAGGATCTAATACAGTCTTAACGTCGAATGAAAAGGCCCTGTGCTTTGAGAGCACAGATATTGCTAGTGAAGATTTTAACTCAAGCTTGGAGCTCCAATCACTGCCTAATCCTGACGATCTCTGTGAGAATCCAACATTGtcattagaatttataaatttattacctACTACAGACTCTACCCCTCAAGTTCTCTCGTTAGTAGATATTAATGCAGAACAGATCGTTACTGTAGAAGTGTCTGGTCCAAAGACATTAACGATGAATAATCTGATAGACCAGTTTGATACGAATTCTAACGAGATACTAAATCTTACAAGTTATCAAGATCTGGAATATCAGCATGGGATTTTAAATTCGGATCAAAATTTCTACGACCATACAAACTACTCAGAGTTATCATTGGGAGCTGCTGAAGGAACGTCGCTTTTTGTAGACTCAAACATTAACAAAGTAGATAGTTTACCGATAGAGAATTACTTAAATCAACCATTTCCATTATTCTTAAATCTTTAATCGAATAGAAAAACAATACTCCATTAGAAAGTTGAAGTACAAACAGAGtttaatatctgcaaaaatcaGGAATTTCAATTAAAACTACACGAAGCCACTCAGGCTAATTACATTGTAAATGTAATAAGAAATTTTGAAGTAATGATCGACAAGAATATGTGCTatagcagggttgactaactggtggctcgcgagccaccgggggctcctccgctttgctgctacaCTAAACGGCCCCCCttcatacctaccagactctgacgatcgcagtggatttctccttctttctttctcttttcgaCGGAGGTGCCctcggtggcccgcgagccaccagttagtcaaccctgtgcTATAGTATCTAGCTTTAACGAAATTGATCATGCATTTAATAAACTAGGATAAGTGTACATGTATAGTTTTTTGAGatgtttatttataattgtttatattaaattttatacgagaaaaatataaatgtataaatgctataaaattttcataatttttttagttgtttcactttgaaaatatactttttatTCAATATAGCATCTTATTTATTAAACCCGGAAATTTCCCattacaattatttaacgtTCCTAAATGTTACAAGCTTTAACACGCATCGGTATAAAAGGAATCTTAGGTTATACTTGGaataaatattgacaaaatGTACATACAGAAAAATCAATAacacaaatgtaaaaatttcGCCATAAATCTTGCACGAAGCGAATATAAGTACATAATTATAACATTGATTTATTTCCGGGATCGCTTAGAATGTATGTATTAAACCGTTTATGTGCATCTGCAAATTTATTATATcattatatatgtataacttTAGTCACAATGAATTTTCATAATCATATCTAGTAAGTGAGAATAACAATATAGTTCTTACTTTATTGTTGGTATATGGATAAATATAAGTATCTTTAATTACGAACACCTGCCTTTCTTGTCACACATTTCTAAATATCGTGAAAAATTTAGCGTAACAACATTTTACAGCAACGTGATTTACACAAAGTATATATTATACACAACACATACATCCTTAATTTTATATCGTTTtcaacatcatgtatatataatGTAAATATCCGATTTACAAAAGTCGATAACAACTTTGTACatacaataaaaatatgaatgcaataaataaataaacaaattgcaaaaccaTTCACAATTATGACAGAATATAAAACTTGAACAAAATTTAGATAAAATAATATGCCCCAATAGAATTTTATCAACATTatgctttttgttttttattttgccGGTATATTATTATAGCACCAATCTTTACAGTTCCCTTATTTTTATACCCATATATTTTATGGATACTTCAAGTCGACAATgcttaattatatatattggtACCTTTTACAATATTTAGCTTTGCGATCAGTTTTTAGTTTCATGCATCATCTAGATTCCCATCGTTCTTTTTTCATGAAACAAATCTGTACAAAAGTAAACCTACAAGTGCTGCGCTTGCTCCTCCAATTATGCTCCATGTAAGCTTCGACGTGGTTTTACTTTTATTCTCTTTCTTTGTACTTTTTGAATCATTATTGCTTTTATGGGTACCAAGCATTTTACGGTACAAATTTTTCTCGTGTTGAGCATCTTTAGCGTTCTTTTCTTTCAAAATTGCCAGCTCCATTTGAATAGCTTTTGTCTCCGGCTCTAATTTTGCCGCTTGAAGTAATACTTGATACGCCGACTCGTGTTCTCCTTTATTATGCAAAATTTTTCCTACGAATATGCAATCAGTTTAATGTATGGGATTCGTTACAATACCAAACGCAATTTTCAATGATATTACCTTTTCTGAAAAGTGCTTTTACATTATGCGGCTGACATCTCAGAACACTTTCTACGCTCCTCAATGCTGCGTCGTAAGCTTGCGTTTTCATTTGAGCAGCTgctaaattattatacagtttCATACGATCTTCCAATAGAGCCTGCAATTCTGCATCGGTTGTAGACTCTTCAGCATCATTTTGATGAGAAGTACGATTCTCTATTGGTAGTAGAAACTCTAGTGCCCTTCGGTAACACTGCATCGCCAGCGTTGGTTCGTTACGAGTGAACCACCAATTTCCACGTTCTCGCTTCttgttactttaaaataaagccATGCGATTACCTATTATTGTAAACGATATTAATGACTATAAGAACAATGATTACCCAATTTCTTTTCGTTGACTAATGCTAAGCGTCTCTAATTCTTCTTCAAGTTCAACAGATTTCAATTCGACTGTATAAAAGATAGTAGCATCGGGTGGTATGTCGGGTTCTTTTCCTAGTTGACCATAAGCAAATCGTGGATATACTTCAATCTCTGCGACTTCATCTACGTCCATAAGCGCAATTGCTAAATCCAATCCCTACGACGAAGGAATATAAAGATGAACttattgtttctttttaaacgatctaataatattattcttatATATTAGTGGTAACTATGCAGAAtaggtgtttcctcaccgatttcaatgatttttggatatgttctaaaactcaacattctgaacaacatcttcctgtacatgttaccgccacacgacctacgtttttgagatatttgcgaaaaacttctgttgatttattgcGACGCGACGCACTGTCGCATTCCACttcccaacttgtcccgggtattaataTTGGTTGGGGATAGATGAATGCGggaggcgcgtaaagcatggtagcgaaccgatatgaatttggagatttgaaccagaaacttgcgtaCGCCCGTCAGCACCCGGACTCTGTTCGGCAGTGCCGACGCCGCCAGATATTAGGAtgactctggttctaaaacataatttttttgctaagAAGAGGTTGCCttcgagagcacctgttgggtgtgtgggAACTCCTGTCAACACCCCAACTCACACCGGTCCGCtagcatgctttacgcgcccgcgagcgggcacgcgccccccgccctgttctagccccaaccaatactaatacccaggacaagttggaaagtggaatgcgttgcgtcggaataagtcaaatgaagtttttcgcaaataggtATCTCAGAAACGAAGGCCAGCTTCATCATTTGTTTTATCCCATGCTCGCGCATACTCTGCCATGGACGTGTACTATAGGTCCTATGcctggatggaaagaagtcggtcgagaaactctatgGTCTGAATATTAGGCCCGAATAGCATTGgccaacgtcgacgaatacaaagtaagcaaacgggacatgGGCGGTAAgaagccaatgcgagcgaagaacccctcttgcccctgtgacatttcaaccgacttcttccCATACATTATAGtagtaacaatagttttttgcgaatatctcggaaacaaaggtcgAGCTGCGGTAACATACatagaaaaaagttgttcagaatcatgtccccgacaattattatattgtaaatatttgaaGGTCGTCAATCTTGATCAGGAAACACCTGTTCTACATAATTACCGTTGGTACAATAAAATTAGTGCTACTATTTTCAATACATTCATACTCGTATTTAATGTTTGTAAGGGTCAACAAacgtaataaatattctttatgGCCTGTGAATCAGCGCATATTAAgggtcctccagacgctgatgcatgttgcagtgaaacgttgatacatgcatcatgatgcaggtttcatgatacatgctgctacgtctgtagatcggtttccgtgtttcggcatcagaagcggaactggcatcttgctcatTAGCTAGGTGCGTGAGTAAAATGCAAGAGTCATAAaacctgcatcatgatgcatgcatcagtgtttcactgcaacatgtatcagcgtctggatgtccCTTTAGGGAAAGGCATTTGTAAGTATAGTTAGAGCACGACACCTGAATCACTTCGATGTCCCCTAATTGAACTTTAAGATCTTCGTGTTCCTCGGCTATCGTACCATCTTTTAGTttaccaataattttcagaGTACAGATATCAGCTCTATTCGGTCGCGTCCCAGTTTTACCCTTTTTTATGACTTTCTTTCTGAGCTGCCCATTCCCTAAAATATCTATCCACTCTTCGGGCTGGTGATCATTTAAAGCCGCTTTGGTCATCGGATCTGTTGGGTCGACATCAAAATTTAATTCCTCCTTGATGAAGTCGGCCTGGGTCGTTCCTGAATCAACCGGTCCATCTgccatcttaaaaaaatttcaacaaatcagCTAGTTTTCTAAAACAAAGAGACTGCGCAACGATTTAGGCGAAAGGAGAAAGGTTTCAGGGGCATTACATAAAGGAATTAGTACTGATTTCCGTTCTTTGGGGCAGTaaaagtttttcattaaaagttgTCATTCTAAAGAAAAACAAACTTGAATTTAGCGACTTAGGAATGTTTAATCCGTACTGCGGAGCACGTTATATTGTTTAAAGTGCGCTTTCTGTTCGATCGCGGGACACGTTTATCGAAATCATGGGTGGATCGTGATCAAGAATTTCGCATTTCATTTGATAGATCGACGGGCATGCAATGAATGTGTAATCGACGGCAGGAAAATTGCACACTCATTTGGTAAACGGAAAAAATTTGAAGCAGGATTATCGGTACAGCTTTTTGTTATGCCACGACGAATTCTAGCCGAACCTTTTAAAACGAAGTCTGCAAAGAAAATACACACCTCCTTATCTTCAAACGTCTCGGCAGTCATTGGAAACGCTAAAAAATGATATCGTACACTTCTGTTTATTTGCCAAACACGCGATACCGGTTAGCTTCAGCCACTATCTGAAATGAGCCTCGGAAAGGCGGGACGGAATTTCGAGAATGTTCAATCGATAATCGAAGTTTACATCAAGTTTGCCACATTGTGATTACGTAAATCGTAACGAATAATCGTTTTGCGCTTATCAAATCCGATGAATCACGTTTAATCGCCAGATAACGCTGGAATAAAATTACGATCAAGTAAATGCCTTTGCTTTATgacaaattcaaataatttatataactcGTAACATTTAAACTCGTgcctaaaattttttaatagatccGTAACACCTCTCAACCCCATTTTAATGATCTCTTTTCATCCTTCATGTATGTAATAAAATGGAAGCACATTAAGTATCGTACAGATGCTCGAtcttttaattgcaaattaGCTTCTTCGTCTATATATGTAGATCGCCTTTGTGTATGCAACCATGCAATACAACGCTACAATGACCGAACAAAACGGCCAGTAAATGGTGACGACGACAAGTAACACTTAGagcatatatgctctaagaaATAACATCGGTGATGAAAAGACATCCTTTTCATTATGTCACAGAGCAGAGTTGTAAACGGTTTATTTGCTTGGATGAATGTTTCATAAATGTCTTTCATAACATTTGTGTATAAAGGTCTATATATGCATACTCAGAAATAAAACTCTGTATGAAAATGAAAGGCTGTTAACACTTCCAATCAATCGCGTAATCTAAGTTTACTTAATTCTGAGCACGACTCGCTTCAGCCTTCTATTAAATTGATACGTTTTGTAATTCCGTGTTTAGAGAGCTTTTTTATACGTTACTGCGCGAAGAGAACGTGGCCAATCAAATAATCACACATTTCTAACATGTGCGCACGCGCAAACGATCCACGTTCGACTGCGTCCCATTCTGACAGAGCGCAGTCGTTGAGAAGCCTTTGTGCGGTTGATTTTCGTTGAATTAGGTAGTCTTCCCATCAATAATGAAGTTACTTTTGTTAGTGGGTCTCGTGCTATCGGTGTTTTGCTCGAGTAGCAACGCCGACGATAAAAAAGGCCCGAAAGTAACGGACATGGTGAGTAAATTCTCCAATACCGGTACATAGTGTAACAGACGCTTTGTTCACAAAGAATTTTTCTTTCCACACGAAGTAaggtaaaaataaaattccataAAGCAAATGTGACCGATTCTTGCAGAATGATACTTTCGCGTTTCTATTtactgaaaaatgtaattcaCAGTAATACTTACTTTCACTTATTTTTAACACGTGCACGTTTTAGCCAAAGCTTTTAAATCAAATTCGGTCGTTcgtattttgtaaattattcaCATTTTCTATGTAAAACTTCGATGGTACGTGGTTAAGAATTTGTAAGATTCTAAAAAGAATTCTTATATATTTAGGTATGGTTTGATATTAACATTGATGGTAAACTTGAGGGAAGAGTTGAGATTGGTCTCTTCGGAAAGACTGTTCCAAAGACTGTTAAGAACTTTGTAGAATTGGCTAAAAAGCCTGAAGGCGAAGGATACAAAGGCAGCAAGTTCCATAGAGTCATTCGGGAGTTCATGATTCAAGGAGGAGACTTTACAAAAGGAGATGGAACTGGAGGTTCGATTACTTCTGTCTTCTCTTTGAAACCCAAAGTTGTTATCAAGcttcattaaatttcattttattaaatttcattatattaaattttattaaatttcattttattaaatttt is part of the Andrena cerasifolii isolate SP2316 chromosome 1, iyAndCera1_principal, whole genome shotgun sequence genome and harbors:
- the LOC143373915 gene encoding peptidyl-prolyl cis-trans isomerase FKBP8 isoform X2 is translated as MADGPVDSGTTQADFIKEELNFDVDPTDPMTKAALNDHQPEEWIDILGNGQLRKKVIKKGKTGTRPNRADICTLKIIGKLKDGTIAEEHEDLKVQLGDIEVIQGLDLAIALMDVDEVAEIEVYPRFAYGQLGKEPDIPPDATIFYTVELKSVELEEELETLSISQRKEIGNKKRERGNWWFTRNEPTLAMQCYRRALEFLLPIENRTSHQNDAEESTTDAELQALLEDRMKLYNNLAAAQMKTQAYDAALRSVESVLRCQPHNVKALFRKGKILHNKGEHESAYQVLLQAAKLEPETKAIQMELAILKEKNAKDAQHEKNLYRKMLGTHKSNNDSKSTKKENKSKTTSKLTWSIIGGASAALVGLLLYRFVS
- the LOC143373915 gene encoding peptidyl-prolyl cis-trans isomerase FKBP8 isoform X1, which gives rise to MTAETFEDKEMADGPVDSGTTQADFIKEELNFDVDPTDPMTKAALNDHQPEEWIDILGNGQLRKKVIKKGKTGTRPNRADICTLKIIGKLKDGTIAEEHEDLKVQLGDIEVIQGLDLAIALMDVDEVAEIEVYPRFAYGQLGKEPDIPPDATIFYTVELKSVELEEELETLSISQRKEIGNKKRERGNWWFTRNEPTLAMQCYRRALEFLLPIENRTSHQNDAEESTTDAELQALLEDRMKLYNNLAAAQMKTQAYDAALRSVESVLRCQPHNVKALFRKGKILHNKGEHESAYQVLLQAAKLEPETKAIQMELAILKEKNAKDAQHEKNLYRKMLGTHKSNNDSKSTKKENKSKTTSKLTWSIIGGASAALVGLLLYRFVS